tacagcaatgaagaaacagtaaCAGCAAGGCTAACCACGAAGGTCAAGATGAAGTAATGCATAATCCGCCAATCCTGAGCTATGCTTTTGCAATATGTATAAGCTCATTACCTACTGTATAAATACAATACCAATGTGCCTAATAAACGAGACCTGTTGATCATGATAGCTTGAGACTCGTCTCCCGCGGTCTTTTCCGACAAatggtgaccccgacgtgatACAGACCGGGGAACTTTGGCTGCCACGAACGGAGACTGCGTTGGGTTCGGGTCCCGCAGCTAGACGGACGGCGAAAGAGTGAAATATTGGACTCCGCGCCTTGGGCGACCACAGCGGTGGGCTCAACCGATACGTGCTGCCGAAGCTTGGGGGGCTGCAACAGCGCTGACGTAGGTAAGGATGGACAGGCAAGCAGCATATGATTTAttctctgcctttctgagaAAGAGGCAATTCCGGGGGGTAGACTTAGAGAAggagctccctgccctgctgagtCATGCAGTATCACACGGGTTTTTCGCTAACCCTCACTTAGTACACACGCTAGATGAGTGGCGACGGTATGGGGATAAGCTTTGGGAGTTGGTGTTGGAAGATGACAAGGTAGCAAAAAGGATGAGTAAGTTGTGGAAGGCAGTGCATAACGAGTTGTTGATGGGTCAGGCGGAGAAGAGGGCTGCGCAGGGAGCGCAGGCAgctcaagaaaagaacaaagattatGGGTTGATCTGGGATAACACTCCCAACCCCCCCTCCTTTCGCATGGTTATGCTGCCCGCTGCTCCCCCCGCATCCGCAAATGGAGTGCAGGCTCAGTCAACCGCAGAGCCTGTGGAGGCACCCCCGCGTCGGGTTTTAGGGCCATCAGCATTAGATGGTTCCGGGTCGGTTCCCGGTGCCGAGTCTGACCTTGCGGAGGCTATAGCCAGGTAGAGACGGGAGTTGTGGACCACGTTAGCAAAACATGGGATGGAGGACGGAGATAATGAGCTTGTGCAGGCAGTGACTGAAAATCTTGCGTTCCCAGTTGTCTACACTCCCACGCAGCAGGGCGGGTTACAAGCAGAAATTCGAACTTTAGATTGGAAAATGCTGTCCCAACTACGGGCTACAGTGGGGACATATGGGGTAACCAGTGAGCCGGCTAGACAGATGATGGAATATTTATTCAGTGCGCACATACTACTCCCGGCCGATATTAGAGGCATAGCTAGGTTAATTTACACCCCCCATCAACTAATATTGTTTAACGCacactggcagcaggaagctgcaatatcggcagcagtgcagaggggtCCGGGAGACCCTCTGGCAGGCATAACAATAGAACAGTTGATGGGTCTCGGGGCATGGACTCGGATAGAGGCACAGGCAATTTCGGGACCTGATGTTTCCCGAGAAATAATGGCTGTAGCCAGACGGGCTATGGACAAGATAAAGGCTCCTGGAGGTACACCTATTTACATGGGGATACGACAGGGGCGGGAAGAGCCGTTGGGTGATTTTGTGGATAAGGTTATGGATGCGATTAAAAAGGCTAGCGTACCAGAGTACATGCAGGGGGCATTGCTTaagcagtgtgtgcttcagAATGGGAACTCGAATACTCGGTCCCTTGTCAATACCCTGCCTGGGGATTGGTCGATCCCAGAGCTACTGGAAAAGGCCGCTACGGTCCCCTCGGGGACCCAGGCTTTCCTAGTGAATGCCCTGCAGAAGATTGGGGATGGGTTACGGGAGCAGGCCAGAGCATTGCAGGAACAATCAAGGTCAGCTCAGACCCAGGTGTTAGCAGCCCTTGCGCCCCTCCAAGCTACCGTCTCCACGGGCCCCCACCCGCGCGGCAACCCCTGCATGAAGTGCTTTCGCTGTGGGAATGTCGGACACATCCGCCGTGAATGCCAAGCAGATGGGGTCTGGTGCGGCAAGTGTCAATCGAACACCCACAATGCCAACGCCTGCTGCCGAAAGTCGGGAAACGCGAGGAGCAGCGCGAACAGCAGCCGCGCCCGGACACAAGTAGCAGCTGCAACATCGAACGCCCCCGGCAGCAACAACCCCAGCCTGCCACAAGCGGGAGCCTCGGCTTGGACGTAGCAGCCTCAATAGACATTACCATCTTATCTAATCAACCCCACCTAATTGCTACCGGACTGTTTGGCCCTGTTATGATAAATGGACAAGCGGTGGGAGGGCTGCTGCTCGGAAGATCATCAGCCAGCATGTTAGGACTATTTGTCTTGCCTGGGGTCATAGATGCGGACTACCAAGGAGAAATTATGGTTATGGTGCATACCCCTTACCCGCCAATAAGGATTAACAAGGGGCAACGGATAGCTCAGCTAGTTCCGCTGCCGCAACTAACGAAAGGGATGATACCCCTAAAGCAGGAACCGAGAGAGCAAAAAGGATTCGGTTCGACTGGCGGACTAACTCTGCTCACTATTGACCTGTCAGATCGCCCAAAGAAACCATGCACATTGTACTACCGAAATCAGAGCATTATTCTGACAGGATTATTGGACACGGGCGCAGATACATCGATCATTACCCCAGGAGAATGGCCGTCGGAATGGCCACTTCAATCGTCCACTACTACAGTGACCGGGGTTGGAGGAGTGACGTTAGCAAGCCGGACTCCCATGCTCGCTGTAGAAATAGACGGCCGAAGAGccacagctgtgttttcactAGCCCTGCTTCCGCCCACAGTATCCTGCCTTATCGGTAGAGACGTGTTGGCTCAATTAGGCCTTGTCCTTACCAATGAACACCCTTTAGGATAACGGCCATTGCTTGGACTTTCCCGCTGCCACTTACATGGACTACGAACAACCCGGTTGTGGTTAAGCAACTGGCCACATTACGTGCCTTGACTAGTCAGCTGCGAGAGGAGCGGGACCTCGGTTTTGATGCATGGCTCAAAGGGTTGGGCCTTGGGCCCTGGCTGCGAAACCTCATCGAGTACGCCTCAATAATCATTAGCATTGTTTTGTTAGCATTGCTTCTGCTACCCTGTATTCTTCAATGTCTGCAGGGAATGATTGCCAGACTGATCTCCAGTAGCTTTGCCGGTTTTGTTGCCCAGAAAGAAAACGGGGGAAGTGTGGAGAGCCTGTACACAGAGTGGCTACGTGACAAGGGCCACAATGGAATGCCACTCgtgaaacaataaaagaaagtatgtaACTAGAGGCAAGGACGGCTACTCGGGTAGATGGAAAACAGGATGCATATctacagcaatgaagaaacagtaaCAGCAAGGCTAACCACGAAGGTCAAGATGAAGTAATGCATAATCCGCCAATCCTGAGCTATGCTTTTGCAATATGTATAAGCTCATTACCTACTGTATAAATACAATACCAATGTGCCTAATAAACGAGACCTGTTGATCATGATAGCTTGAGACTCGTCTCCCGCGGTCTTTTCCGACACTGCTGCTGATGTCAAGTTGTGGAGCCCTAAGCTTGGGTGTGAAACGACCATGCTCCTTTCAGCCTGTCTGCACCTGACTAGCAAGGAGAGTTTTGTCCTGTGGCTTATGCAACCTCAACCGCTTCCTGTGTCCACTTAAACAGCatcaacagcagctgctgcagtacCTCCATGGCTAGGAAATGGCACTGGATCCCAtcatgtttctgtttgcttagACTACCAGCCATACAGCCTACTGCCTGCTTGTCAACCCTTTATTCTAAATCCCTGGGCATaaaactgctctgttttctcaaCAGAACGCCCAGGAATCCCATGGGGTGGCTGTGCCAACACCGTCAGTGCCGGAAGACTTTGAGGAAAAAGCAGCTCTTGGTAAGGGATCTTTCCAGAGTCCTTCAGTGCAATGTGTTTAGCAGTCCCTTGGGCTTGAGGGATCCTTTGAAGGAAGTGTGCACGTGCCATGCTGTGGAGCAGGCAGCCTGATCCTGAGATTTTAATGCTAAAATCAGACCTGCTATTAATAACTTTTTGAGgtcactgaaaatgaatttgtttctaAAACTTGAGGTGTAGTAGCTGTTAGAGTTAAGCAAGCTTTAGACAGCTGCTGAGCAAAATAAACCAGCTTCCTAGGAGGGCAGCAGGCCAGAGGAAGTTCTGGTCTTTGCGGTGCTGGTGGAGGTGCTCATGCTGCCCTTCTCTTGCTGTTCCTTGCAGGCCCTGGCTCCCAGATGAACGGGAACTACCGAATGTACAGCTCGGTGGGGGACCTGCGTCCACAGGCTCTGGAGAGggaagatgaggatgaggaCATCCCTCCGCCACCATCAGTGCCCCCACCACCCCCTCCAACAGCACGGGCTCTCACACCACCACCTCTGGCCCCACCAGCCCCTCCGCCACCCGAAGCGCTACCACCGCTGCCACCACCTGAGGCAGTGCCACCACCCCCTGCCGTGGCACCTCCACCACCCCCAGAGTCCACCCTGCCTTCCCCCACCACGCCAGCACCTCCGGACTTCATCCCGCCGGCCCCACCGCTCAGCAAGGCCCCTGTGCCCTTCAGCAATGGCATCTCCAAGTGGAAGTCTGAGACAGTGCTGAATACGAGGCAGGTGGATGATGAGGGGCCGCTCTGTCCTGCTGAGACCAAGGTGCCGGCTGCCCCCAGTGCAGAGGAGAGCCCGCAGCCCCCTAAGCAGTGCCCCGAGCCCCACCTCACATTCCCCAGGTCCTTCAAGGTGCCCCCACCGGCCCCAGCCcggtcctcctccatccccatGCAGGAGAGCCAGCCCTCCCGTGCCGAGCCCTTCACCCGGCAGCCCCATGCACGGCCTCCCCTCCCGCCCTGCTTCACCATCAGACCCGCAGccaaagctcatgcaggagaAGCCAAGGAAAGAAATCCACCGCTGAGACAGCCCTTCACCAAGGCAGCCCCTCCGCCGCTGAGCCCCAAGCCgggggctgtgctcagcagccgGTCCTCAGTGCCCAGCTCAGAGCCAAAGAACCTCCAGCCAAAAACAGACACCAGAGACTCTCCTCCAAAATCTGAAGTTATCACTGCAAATGACCTGGAGCTGCCCCCTCCGGACTACCCGCCTTGTGAGGACAGTTGGAAGGATCCCAGCAGCCTGAGCCAGCTGCAGCATGAGCTGTCGGCCCTGCTGCGCTCCCCCAGGAGGGATGAGAGGCAGAAGGAGGggcctgcagccccccagctcGCAAATGGCAGCACCAACCATGCTGGTAGCCATGGGCCTGATGGAGCCAGGCTTGTTGGAAAAGCTTTGTCATCACCTACAGGAGAGGAGAGTGAGAGAAGAGAGGGGCCtgggagcagccccagtacCATGGGGGGACACCCCAGTGCAGCACAACCAgctgtggagagcagccctgctgtacAGCCCCACAGCGTGAAGAAGATCAGGAGTGAGCTGGAGGCCGTGTTCTCCctgaagaaggagaggaagccAGCACTGGGGCTTGGTGGTGAGAAGCAGGGCCCTGAGGATGGTGGCAGTGCCTCACGTTCGGGGTTGAGCCCCCCTGAGCCGGGGGGCGAGACTGTGCTGCCAAAACCAGCCCCGAGctcactgccagccccagcGGCTGCTGCGGTTGTGGAGAAGAcaacagagcaggaggagcatccTGCTCCCGTCATCCCTGctgctaacaaggccatggaGAGCTCAACCCCTGCCCCAAGCTCCGCTGACAGCAGTGTGAGCCCCCCCGGCCCACCTCAGAGAGCAGTGGAGGAGCCGCCAGCTCCCCCTGTCCCATcatcccccatttccccagcaCCACAACCCAGTGCTGACATCTTCCAGTACAAAGTGCACCGGGCCGGGGCTGGTGAAGCTGAGCCTGCCTGCCCCCCGAGCTCGGCCAGCAGCCCCCCAGGAGTCcagggcacagggcaggaggaggtgcTGATCCACCCGGTGACAGGAGAGCGGGTAGAGCGGGGCTCTCCCATggcgctgctgctggcagcccggCAGCGGGCACAGCGGGGCCGCCCGGGCAGCGAGGCAGGGGGTCCGCCAAGAGCCAGGCCACACACCAAACTTGGCAGCACTGCATCGGAAACCACCTCCAGCACCAGCTTCTACCGCCACGAATCCAAGCCTTACTCCTTCACCGTGGTGCCCCGGCCCTCGGCAGCACACAGCAAGCCGCCATCCTTCTCCAGTTCCTCGGAGCAGGGCCGGGCAGTGGGCGAGGGGCAGCAACCCGGGCAGCAGCGGGCTGCGGCCTCCAGGCTGCTGCGGGGCCTGTTGGAGCAGGGGCAGCCGAAGCACCCCGACCCTCCCCGCCACACCGtgtctggagaggaggagaatgGGGAGGCGGCGCTGGACTACACCATCATCCCCCCGCCCCCCGAGTTCAGCAATGAGGCGGATGAACCTGATGGCATCCCGCAGAGCCGTGAAGAGAACCACAAGTGCCCCAGCTTCCCTGACTGCAGCCGGGGCTCCGACACACCACGGTACTTCAGGTGGCCTGGTTACGGCCGAGGTTATGGCTATGGGAGCAGCCAGGAAccctcagagcacagcaggaggaatGGCGACCTGGCACCCCCGTGCCCAGATTACAGCAGCTCCGCCGGTTACCTCAGCCGAGGGCCAAGCAGCCGCCCGCTGATCAAAAAGCGGCTCTACGTCTCCGAGCCTGAACACTCCTACCCCAGAGCAGCTGCCCGGGGCACAGTGCTCCCATCCTATGGCTCTGGGGCGTACAACTCCTCAGCTGGGGATGGGGCCCGCCGCCTCGGCTCTGCCCACTGGAACGGCCCCGGTAGCACGCAGAGCAGGCGCACCTCCATCGATTCAGCTGGGAAAGCTGGGCCGTACGGCGGGGCTGACACCAAGTACAAGGGGCAGAATGGGGACTTCTTAGTAGCTGGCAGGTATGTGCCTCCGTAACTGACCTCTGGTCATTAGTACAGTCCTGGGCTGAGAAATCAGTGGGAAAGCAACACCTTGGGTCATCCGCCACAAATGGCAGAGATAAGGGCTTTACAGTGGCTCTTGTTCCACCAGCTCTGCGGTGGGGATGTAAGGGCAGCCCAGAGGCCATACTGATGACCACACTTAtctctgcagctgtgggtggAGGGACATCTtgcagggaaaagaggaaagcttCTATTACGCTTGTCTTGCTTCAATAGAAAAGCATGGCTATTTTGAATGCAGACAAATGGTTTATTTGGCTTTTGATGActttccccactgctctcctTCCAGACCTGCCCACGGCAGCTCGCAGTATGGTGGACCCACCAACACCTTCACAGTCAGACCCGGGGCACGGCAGCCCATCTCCTACACCTACCAGAGTGGGCACCGATAGGCTCATCCATAGGGCTGCTCCACTGCCTTCATCCTTCTGCTGGGAAGAGACAACAAGGTGCGTGGTTGGGGGGAAGCCTTCTCCACCTGGCCAGCAAACACTGCTCAACACTGCTGAGGATGAGTGTGGAGAGCAAACCTGGGACTTGGACTCTTCAAAAAAGACTGTCATGGAGCATAGTTACTGCAGACCGGCTACTGTTATGTGAGCAAcgatgtttttctttctcttcttccttctttcccagtattattttcaaatttgcAGCCTGATAGGTCTTCTAAAATATAAAAGACCCTTAGTTTAATGATCACTGTTACTGGAGAgattggttgtttgtttgtgtgtttaatTGTGCTTGGGTGTGGGGAGAAGCCAAAGCTGGAGATGTGTGTAATGGAAGCAAGCCAGTATGTATCTGAATTTAGGGGAATTAAGAATGTGAGGTCAGTTGGATAGAAATAGTTTGGGATGCTTGCATCACCGCCCCCTCAGCCTTGAATGAACCCATAACGCTGATGCCTTAAGCCAGCTCATGCTCTCAGTGcccatccccagggctgggggcagctgctCTGCGAGCACAGCCTTTGCTTTCCCACTCCTTTTGGTGCCTGCACGTTTGTGTTGCTGGTTCTTTGTGACGGGAGGGTGGGTGGCCGTGAAGCATGTTGGCAACACAAGATCTTTGATCTAGGGGATAGATAAGCTCAGTTTTGGTGTAACTGTAAAGTTTTTGACACTCCGGGGTGTGACGTACCTGAGGGACCCATCTCCAGCTGTTTCCATCAGCACATCGTGGACACTTGGGTGCAGATCTGCCTGAAGGAGCCAGTGCTGTGCGATGGGAGAGGAGAGTGGTCTGAAAGAGGGTATTTCACACTGCGGTCAGCTGTAGTAGGAGTGTATTACTCTGAGGTTTTGAATAGTTAACTTCCTGAAGTTAGAAGCAAATCTTCCTCCCAGGTAAACTTGCTGCAAATCACTGTAAGATAGGTGTAAAAACTTGTAGAGAGTATTTTCTAATCGCTGACAAACTAAAAGCACTTTGAGACACGAGTCTACCTTTATTGAAAGCACTTTCTGTTCTCAATGTCATACAGTATCATTAGTTCCATTCaagtttcttctgctttgtgttgCGAGTAGATTTTGCTCTACAATTAGACTCAAAACTCGGTGATAAGTTTTCCCCTCACAGTGCAGATTTCAGAAGTTATCTTTATTAATGTCACGCTGTTGACATTCTGTTTTACATTATTTCCAGCTCTACCTAATAATTTAACAGCTGTTTCGAATGCTGCAGAGGCTTCAAAGTATTCTGAACTTTACTTTGCTGTGAATAAAATGAGAACGCAAATACCATAATCAGCCTAATAGCTAATTCATAGGATGTTTTTATGCCAGTAACTCACAGTGACTTGgaacgcttccagctgtgctcactCCAGCTGGTATTGAAACAGCACATTTTAAATGGCTGGCTCTTGGTTTATGGAGGAGAGTAACTATGGAGGAACTAGGCAGTAACTCCCTGGGCTCATATACCGTGTGTGTGTACAACAGCCATTTGCCAATCTCCACCCCCAGTGAGGAAGTTCCCCGTGTGAGGAGCATCCTGAGAACACTTACTGATCTCTGGGAGTGAAGCTGTGATCCTGTCTGCGTAGCTCCGGGGTTGTGTTTCACACATTCAGGGTGGGATTTCACCACTTTCCCCTAAAACAAAGAAGCTTCGCTGATAATGTTGCGACCTGATCGTTTTGCTTcctggtgcagatttttgcaTAATGATTTAAACTGCAAATGAATTCCTAAAATTACTTTAAAGACTTGCTGGGAGACTTCAGACTTGGAGATGAATCCTTTAACATGTATGCAATTTCTGGATTGTCTTCCTCTTACGAATTCTGCTCAATCTCAACAAATATCCCCAACAaaagtttcatatttttttttccagagcaaaaTGTGAAAGTCCAACATTGGCACTTGCTTTGAATTCCATGTTTACTATTTCATTCAGACATGCAATTCACAAGTTGCTATAATACGGTGCTGCGTAGCATGGAGCATCTTGTTCCTGGCAGGTGGACGTTGCTTTAAATTAAATAGCAGAAGCATGAGAATGTAAGTCAGGTTTGTGTAACAGCCGTTTATTTACTCAAAGAACGCCCATTCTGGGAATGCATATGGACTGAGCTGTAATGAAACCGGGTAGGACTTCCCAGTAAAACTGGTTAACGTGAATGTTTGAAGCATTGAAATGATTCTGTTCTTTAGACACTGtgggctgtccctgctgctttAGGAAAATAGTAGGATTTCAGTACGGCCAAGGCCATAGGGAACTGTTTGCATTCCGAAGAAATCGCTGTCAGAGCTGTTGCAGTTCAGTGCAATGAGCAGTGAGGACCCTTctcagctgctgggagctcccTGTTGGCCTGGTGATctgtcagcacagcacacacatcGCTTTCCTCTGAttcctgtttctctttcttctcccccagCTGCTTTACTACATAAACTTAGTGATAGAGGAGGGAAGCGGAGGGGTAGTAACAGAGCCAAGTGACCTTATAGTGCTGGAAGCCATCCTGAAAGCTGACAGTGGAATTCTTAatgcctcagtcttctcttgCCAGTGTGGTCATTCAAGTCTTGATACAACTTAAATGAGCCACCGCC
Above is a window of Gallus gallus isolate bGalGal1 chromosome 26, bGalGal1.mat.broiler.GRCg7b, whole genome shotgun sequence DNA encoding:
- the LOC107049264 gene encoding endogenous retrovirus group K member 8 Gag polyprotein translates to MEDGDNELVQAVTENLAFPVVYTPTQQGGLQAEIRTLDWKMLSQLRATVGTYGVTSEPARQMMEYLFSAHILLPADIRGIARLIYTPHQLILFNAHWQQEAAISAAVQRGPGDPLAGITIEQLMGLGAWTRIEAQAISGPDVSREIMAVARRAMDKIKAPGGTPIYMGIRQGREEPLGDFVDKVMDAIKKASVPEYMQGALLKQCVLQNGNSNTRSLVNTLPGDWSIPELLEKAATVPSGTQAFLVNALQKIGDGLREQARALQEQSRSAQTQVLAALAPLQATVSTGPHPRGNPCMKCFRCGNVGHIRRECQADGVWCGKCQSNTHNANACCRKSGNARSSANSSRARTQVAAATSNAPGSNNPSLPQAGASAWT
- the C6orf132 gene encoding uncharacterized protein C6orf132 homolog isoform X1, with product MKKHHSVQGTFSRLFGKKHGTAAASLFATNPPWIFSQEVTSDSAGGTGDVIEVYYGDNRFGTMTDSGTATLKPRPRVRPLLTFLPLNAQESHGVAVPTPSVPEDFEEKAALGPGSQMNGNYRMYSSVGDLRPQALEREDEDEDIPPPPSVPPPPPPTARALTPPPLAPPAPPPPEALPPLPPPEAVPPPPAVAPPPPPESTLPSPTTPAPPDFIPPAPPLSKAPVPFSNGISKWKSETVLNTRQVDDEGPLCPAETKVPAAPSAEESPQPPKQCPEPHLTFPRSFKVPPPAPARSSSIPMQESQPSRAEPFTRQPHARPPLPPCFTIRPAAKAHAGEAKERNPPLRQPFTKAAPPPLSPKPGAVLSSRSSVPSSEPKNLQPKTDTRDSPPKSEVITANDLELPPPDYPPCEDSWKDPSSLSQLQHELSALLRSPRRDERQKEGPAAPQLANGSTNHAGSHGPDGARLVGKALSSPTGEESERREGPGSSPSTMGGHPSAAQPAVESSPAVQPHSVKKIRSELEAVFSLKKERKPALGLGGEKQGPEDGGSASRSGLSPPEPGGETVLPKPAPSSLPAPAAAAVVEKTTEQEEHPAPVIPAANKAMESSTPAPSSADSSVSPPGPPQRAVEEPPAPPVPSSPISPAPQPSADIFQYKVHRAGAGEAEPACPPSSASSPPGVQGTGQEEVLIHPVTGERVERGSPMALLLAARQRAQRGRPGSEAGGPPRARPHTKLGSTASETTSSTSFYRHESKPYSFTVVPRPSAAHSKPPSFSSSSEQGRAVGEGQQPGQQRAAASRLLRGLLEQGQPKHPDPPRHTVSGEEENGEAALDYTIIPPPPEFSNEADEPDGIPQSREENHKCPSFPDCSRGSDTPRYFRWPGYGRGYGYGSSQEPSEHSRRNGDLAPPCPDYSSSAGYLSRGPSSRPLIKKRLYVSEPEHSYPRAAARGTVLPSYGSGAYNSSAGDGARRLGSAHWNGPGSTQSRRTSIDSAGKAGPYGGADTKYKGQNGDFLVAGRPAHGSSQYGGPTNTFTVRPGARQPISYTYQSGHR
- the C6orf132 gene encoding uncharacterized protein C6orf132 homolog isoform X2, whose translation is MHSLVVAAPPESSSDRRPSGKSFAALGTSRESWDVIEVYYGDNRFGTMTDSGTATLKPRPRVRPLLTFLPLNAQESHGVAVPTPSVPEDFEEKAALGPGSQMNGNYRMYSSVGDLRPQALEREDEDEDIPPPPSVPPPPPPTARALTPPPLAPPAPPPPEALPPLPPPEAVPPPPAVAPPPPPESTLPSPTTPAPPDFIPPAPPLSKAPVPFSNGISKWKSETVLNTRQVDDEGPLCPAETKVPAAPSAEESPQPPKQCPEPHLTFPRSFKVPPPAPARSSSIPMQESQPSRAEPFTRQPHARPPLPPCFTIRPAAKAHAGEAKERNPPLRQPFTKAAPPPLSPKPGAVLSSRSSVPSSEPKNLQPKTDTRDSPPKSEVITANDLELPPPDYPPCEDSWKDPSSLSQLQHELSALLRSPRRDERQKEGPAAPQLANGSTNHAGSHGPDGARLVGKALSSPTGEESERREGPGSSPSTMGGHPSAAQPAVESSPAVQPHSVKKIRSELEAVFSLKKERKPALGLGGEKQGPEDGGSASRSGLSPPEPGGETVLPKPAPSSLPAPAAAAVVEKTTEQEEHPAPVIPAANKAMESSTPAPSSADSSVSPPGPPQRAVEEPPAPPVPSSPISPAPQPSADIFQYKVHRAGAGEAEPACPPSSASSPPGVQGTGQEEVLIHPVTGERVERGSPMALLLAARQRAQRGRPGSEAGGPPRARPHTKLGSTASETTSSTSFYRHESKPYSFTVVPRPSAAHSKPPSFSSSSEQGRAVGEGQQPGQQRAAASRLLRGLLEQGQPKHPDPPRHTVSGEEENGEAALDYTIIPPPPEFSNEADEPDGIPQSREENHKCPSFPDCSRGSDTPRYFRWPGYGRGYGYGSSQEPSEHSRRNGDLAPPCPDYSSSAGYLSRGPSSRPLIKKRLYVSEPEHSYPRAAARGTVLPSYGSGAYNSSAGDGARRLGSAHWNGPGSTQSRRTSIDSAGKAGPYGGADTKYKGQNGDFLVAGRPAHGSSQYGGPTNTFTVRPGARQPISYTYQSGHR